The Sporolactobacillus pectinivorans nucleotide sequence GACCCAACTTTTAATATCATTTAAAAATCCGTGATCAGTCACAACAACTTCTATTTGATCACCAATAGCGATGTTTTTGATTTCTTTACTAATATTAACAATAGGTCCTGGACATTGTAGATTACTATAATTGAACATCTTACGATTATCTTTAATTTCTCTATCTTCTTTTACTTTAGATAAATTATCATTATGATGTTGTTGTTCGTATGCGGTATAACCTCCGTCTAAATTCACCACATCGTATCCACGTTGTGCAAGAAATTGACTGGCTTTTCTACTTCTATTACCACTTTTACAATAGATATAGTAAGTTTTATTTTTGCTTTGTTTAAAAGTCTCTATATTTTCAACTGAATGTAATAAAGCATTTTTAATGTGTCCTAATTCAAATTCTTCAGGCTGTCGAACGTCAATTAATTGACCCTTAGAACCCAATTCTTGTAATTCTTTTTTAGTGAAATCATTAATGTGTTTCGTTTTATATTGTGACATAATTACCTCCTTTTAAATACCTATGGGGGTATATTATAACGAATTAGATAGTTTGTCAAATACCTATGGGGGTATTTGACAAACTAAAATTTAATCAATATGATGTAATTATTAAAAATGAATGTGGAGTGAAATATATTGGAATATAATAAAAAGATGATTAATCGTATTCATCGCNATACAAGGACAGCTTAATGGAGTCATTAAAATGA carries:
- a CDS encoding rhodanese-like domain-containing protein codes for the protein MSQYKTKHINDFTKKELQELGSKGQLIDVRQPEEFELGHIKNALLHSVENIETFKQSKNKTYYIYCKSGNRSRKASQFLAQRGYDVVNLDGGYTAYEQQHHNDNLSKVKEDREIKDNRKMFNYSNLQCPGPIVNISKEIKNIAIGDQIEVVVTDHGFLNDIKSWV